From a region of the Zingiber officinale cultivar Zhangliang chromosome 4B, Zo_v1.1, whole genome shotgun sequence genome:
- the LOC121975222 gene encoding homeobox protein knotted-1-like 13, with translation MQELPPSPRRFNDEEGERTAAPAVARLKAEIAGHPLFEQLLSTHVACLRVATPVDQLPRLDAQLARSNEVLSNYSGVSAAAEDDASYRARELHQFMTQYLLLLLTFKEQLQHHVRVHAMDAVIACWELEQNLQVLTGASPGEGTGATMSGDEEDQTDGDINGSDESSDGLDDMGFGLPNERERSLMENIRKELKQELKQGYKEKLSDIREEILRKRRAGRLPGGTTCLLKAWWQSHSKWPYPTEEDKVTLVQQTGLQLKQINNWFINQRKRNWQNNTSSSASLKNKCRRYTKDT, from the exons ATGCAAGAGCTCCCGCCGTCACCGCGACGCTTCAATGATGAAGAGGGCGAGCGGACCGCAGCCCCGGCAGTGGCGAGGTTGAAGGCGGAGATAGCGGGTCACCCGCTGTTCGAGCAGCTACTCTCCACCCACGTCGCGTGCCTGCGAGTCGCCACGCCAGTGGACCAGCTGCCGAGGCTCGACGCTCAGCTCGCCCGCTCCAACGAGGTCCTCTCCAACTACTCCGGCGTCTCCGCCGCTGCCGAGGACGATGCCTCGTACAGAGCTCGGGAACTCCATCAGTTCATG acacaatatctattgcTGCTGCTTACCTTCAAGGAGCAGCTACAACACCACGTTCGTGTCCATGCAATGGATGCAGTAATAGCGTGTTGGGAACTCGAGCAAAATCTTCAGGTCTTGACAG GTGCCTCGCCTGGCGAAGGCACTGGGGCAACCATGTCAGGCGACGAGGAAGATCAAACTGATGGTGACATCAATGGGTCTGATGAAAGTTCAGATGGATTGGATGACATGGGTTTCGGCCTTCCCAACGAAAGAGAGCGTTCTCTCATGGAGAACATCAGGAAGGAGCTGAAGCAAGAACTCAAGCAA GGCTACAAAGAGAAGCTTTCCGACATAAGAGAGGAGATTCTTCGCAAACGAAGAGCAGGAAGGCTCCCAGGGGGCACTACCTGTCTTCTCAAAGCATGGTGGCAATCCCACTCCAAATGGCCATACCCAACA GAGGAGGACAAGGTTACACTGGTGCAACAGACCGGGTTGCAACTGAAGCAGATCAATAACTGGTTCATCAACCAAAGGAAAAGGAACTGGCAGAACAACACATCCTCCTCTGCTTCTCTCAAGAACAAATGCAGAAGGTACacaaaggatacctga